From one Streptomyces sp. NBC_01478 genomic stretch:
- a CDS encoding SigE family RNA polymerase sigma factor — protein MAQGEVLEFEEYVRTRQDALLRSARRLVPDPVDAQDLLQTALVRTYGRWETIEDKRLADAYLRRVMINTRTEWWRARKLEEVPTEQLPDASVDDATEQHADRALLMDIMKVLAPKQRSVVVLRHWEQMSTEETAAALGMSAGTVKSTLHRALARLREELEARDLDARALEREERERCAA, from the coding sequence ATGGCGCAGGGCGAGGTGCTCGAATTCGAGGAGTACGTCCGCACCCGACAGGACGCGCTGCTGCGCAGCGCCCGCCGGCTGGTGCCGGACCCGGTCGACGCACAGGACCTGCTCCAGACGGCGCTGGTACGGACGTACGGCCGCTGGGAGACCATCGAGGACAAGCGCCTCGCGGACGCCTACCTGCGCCGCGTCATGATCAACACGCGGACCGAGTGGTGGCGGGCCCGCAAGCTCGAAGAGGTCCCCACCGAGCAACTGCCGGACGCGAGCGTCGACGACGCGACCGAGCAGCACGCGGATCGGGCGCTTCTTATGGACATCATGAAAGTTCTCGCTCCGAAACAGCGCAGTGTTGTCGTCCTGCGACACTGGGAGCAAATGTCCACCGAAGAGACGGCCGCCGCCCTGGGCATGTCGGCCGGTACGGTCAAGAGCACGCTGCACCGGGCGCTCGCCCGGCTCCGGGAGGAGCTGGAGGCCCGCGACCTGGACGCACGCGCGCTGGAGCGTGAGGAGCGGGAGCGTTGCGCGGCCTGA
- a CDS encoding A/G-specific adenine glycosylase, giving the protein MTAPTKPPHTTSATTPATTPDGAHLHTPVIDWFEDNARDLPWRHPDAGPWGVMVSEFMLQQTPVNRVLPVYEQWLARWPRPADLAKDAPGEAVRAWGRLGYPRRALRLHGAATAITERHGGDVPTDHAQLLALPGIGEYTAAAVASFAYGQRHAVLDTNVRRVFARAVTGTQYPPNATTAAERKLARALLPQDDETAARWAAASMELGALVCTAKNETCHRCPISAQCAWNLAGKPEHEGPARKGQTYAGTDRQVRGKLLAVLREAHTPVPQSALDRVWHEPVQRARALDGLVADGLVEPLQDGFYQLPATRT; this is encoded by the coding sequence ATGACTGCGCCCACGAAACCCCCGCACACCACGTCCGCCACCACACCGGCCACCACACCGGACGGAGCCCACCTCCACACCCCGGTCATCGACTGGTTCGAGGACAACGCCCGCGACCTCCCCTGGCGCCACCCCGACGCCGGCCCCTGGGGCGTGATGGTCAGCGAGTTCATGCTCCAGCAGACCCCGGTCAACCGCGTCCTCCCGGTCTACGAACAGTGGCTGGCCCGCTGGCCCCGCCCCGCCGACCTCGCCAAGGACGCCCCCGGCGAAGCCGTCCGCGCCTGGGGCCGCCTCGGCTACCCCCGCCGCGCGCTGCGCCTGCACGGCGCGGCCACCGCCATAACGGAACGCCACGGCGGCGACGTCCCCACCGACCACGCCCAACTCCTCGCGCTCCCCGGCATCGGCGAGTACACGGCCGCCGCAGTCGCGTCCTTCGCCTACGGCCAGCGCCACGCCGTACTCGACACGAACGTCCGCCGAGTCTTCGCGCGCGCGGTCACCGGCACCCAGTACCCCCCGAACGCCACCACCGCGGCCGAGCGCAAGCTGGCCCGCGCCCTCCTCCCCCAGGACGACGAGACCGCAGCCCGCTGGGCCGCGGCATCCATGGAACTGGGCGCACTCGTCTGCACCGCGAAGAACGAGACGTGCCACCGCTGCCCCATCTCGGCCCAGTGCGCCTGGAACCTCGCGGGCAAGCCGGAGCACGAGGGCCCGGCCCGCAAGGGCCAGACGTACGCCGGCACGGACCGCCAGGTCCGCGGCAAGCTCCTGGCCGTACTCCGCGAAGCGCACACCCCCGTCCCGCAGTCCGCACTCGACCGCGTGTGGCACGAACCGGTGCAGCGGGCCAGGGCGCTGGACGGCCTGGTGGCGGACGGCTTGGTGGAACCCCTCCAGGACGGCTTCTACCAACTCCCGGCGACCCGCACCTGA
- a CDS encoding helix-turn-helix transcriptional regulator translates to MRQLRLAKDAMDRDWAEPELDLGVVAAHAGYSRYHFIRAFKEAYGETPGQYLTHRRIERAEEMLRSADLSVTEICHLVGFSSLGTFSARFKARTGLTPSEYRTKHVGRGAALIPGCYAMLWAGGFPTATLKKRRDVRPAYGDEQEAGSTSISASISSDRSAES, encoded by the coding sequence ATGCGGCAGTTGCGTCTTGCCAAGGACGCCATGGATCGCGACTGGGCCGAGCCGGAGCTCGATCTGGGCGTGGTGGCTGCGCATGCCGGATATTCGCGGTACCACTTCATCCGGGCCTTCAAGGAGGCGTACGGCGAGACGCCCGGTCAGTATCTGACGCATCGGCGTATCGAGCGGGCCGAGGAGATGCTCCGTAGCGCCGATCTTTCGGTGACGGAGATCTGCCATCTGGTCGGGTTCAGCAGCCTCGGTACGTTCTCGGCACGGTTCAAGGCGCGGACCGGGCTGACCCCGAGTGAGTACCGGACCAAGCACGTGGGTCGCGGGGCCGCGCTCATCCCCGGGTGTTACGCGATGCTCTGGGCCGGCGGTTTCCCCACCGCAACTTTGAAGAAGCGTCGCGACGTCCGCCCTGCCTACGGTGATGAGCAGGAAGCCGGCTCGACATCGATCTCGGCATCAATCTCGTCCGACAGGAGTGCGGAGTCATGA
- the radA gene encoding DNA repair protein RadA — protein sequence MAARTKTTKDRPSYRCTECGWQTAKWLGRCSECQAWGTVEEYGAPAVRTTAPGRVTTSAVPIGQVDARQATARSTGVPELDRVLGGGLVPGAVVLVAGEPGVGKSTLLLDVAAKAASDEHRTLYVTGEESASQVRMRADRIKAIDDHLYLAAETDLATILGHLDAVKPSLLILDSVQTVASPEIDGAPGGMAQVREVAGALIRASKERGMATLLVGHVTKDGAIAGPRLLEHLVDVVLSFEGDRHARLRLVRGVKNRYGTTDEVGCFELHDEGITGLADPSGLFLTRRAEPVPGTCLTVTLEGRRPLVAEVQALTVDSQIPSPRRTTSGLETSRVSMMLAVLEQRGRISALGKRDIYSATVGGVKLSEPAADLAIALALASAASDVPLPKNLVAIGEVGLAGEVRRVTGVQRRLSEAHRLGFTHALVPGDPGKIPAGMKVLEVADIGDALRVLPRSRKREAPRDDEDRR from the coding sequence ATGGCTGCCCGTACGAAGACCACCAAGGACCGTCCGTCCTACCGCTGCACCGAGTGCGGTTGGCAGACGGCGAAGTGGCTCGGCCGCTGCTCCGAGTGCCAGGCCTGGGGGACGGTCGAGGAGTACGGCGCGCCCGCGGTCCGTACGACGGCACCGGGCCGCGTCACCACCTCCGCCGTGCCCATCGGCCAGGTCGACGCCCGCCAGGCCACCGCCCGCTCGACCGGCGTGCCCGAGCTGGACCGGGTGCTCGGCGGCGGCCTGGTCCCCGGCGCGGTCGTCCTCGTCGCGGGCGAACCGGGCGTGGGGAAGTCGACCCTCCTCCTCGACGTGGCGGCCAAGGCGGCGAGCGACGAGCACCGCACGCTCTATGTGACCGGCGAGGAGTCGGCGAGCCAGGTCAGGATGCGCGCCGACCGCATCAAGGCGATCGACGACCACCTGTATCTCGCCGCCGAGACCGATCTGGCCACGATCCTGGGCCACTTGGACGCGGTGAAGCCGTCGCTCCTGATCCTGGACTCGGTGCAGACGGTGGCCTCCCCGGAGATCGACGGCGCTCCCGGTGGCATGGCCCAGGTCCGCGAGGTCGCCGGCGCCCTGATCCGCGCCTCCAAGGAACGCGGCATGGCCACCCTCCTCGTGGGCCACGTCACCAAGGACGGCGCGATCGCGGGCCCCCGCCTCCTCGAACACCTCGTGGACGTAGTGCTCTCCTTCGAGGGCGACCGGCACGCCCGCCTGCGCCTCGTACGGGGCGTCAAGAACCGCTACGGCACGACCGACGAGGTCGGCTGCTTCGAGCTGCACGACGAGGGCATCACGGGCCTGGCCGACCCGAGCGGCCTGTTCCTGACCCGCCGCGCGGAGCCGGTCCCCGGCACCTGCCTGACCGTCACCCTGGAGGGCCGCCGCCCCTTGGTGGCCGAGGTCCAGGCCCTCACGGTCGACTCCCAGATCCCCTCCCCCCGCCGCACCACCTCGGGCCTGGAGACCTCCCGCGTCTCGATGATGCTCGCGGTCCTGGAGCAGCGCGGCCGAATCAGTGCCCTGGGCAAGCGGGACATCTACTCCGCCACAGTCGGCGGAGTAAAACTCTCGGAACCGGCCGCGGACCTGGCGATCGCCCTCGCCCTGGCCTCCGCGGCGAGCGACGTCCCCCTCCCCAAGAACCTGGTCGCGATCGGCGAAGTGGGCCTGGCGGGCGAGGTCAGACGGGTCACGGGCGTCCAGCGCAGACTCTCCGAAGCACACCGGCTGGGCTTCACCCACGCCCTCGTTCCGGGCGACCCGGGCAAGATCCCGGCCGGCATGAAGGTCCTCGAAGTAGCCGACATAGGAGACGCTCTCCGGGTCCTTCCGCGCTCCCGTAAGCGAGAGGCCCCACGGGACGACGAGGACCGCCGGTAG
- the cseC gene encoding two-component system sensor histidine kinase CseC, with product MDRAGIRTGLRWKLSAAIALVGTLVAIALSLVVHNAARVSMLDNARDLADERVQIAQRNYELSGRPNFPSIKIDDPSLPPALREKVAEGRRATYVTDRPHGVPDIWAAVPLKDGHVMSLHTGFTDRSTDILKDLDQALVIGSIAAVLGGSALGVLIGGQLSRRLRKAAAAANQVAKGETDVRVRDAIGGVVRDETDDLARAVDAMTDALQQRLEAERRVTADIAHELRTPVTGLLTAAELLPPGRPTELVLDRAKAMRTLVEDVLEVARLDGASERAELQDLMLGDFVSRRVIAKDPDAVVHVVHESEVTTDPRRLERVLFNLLANAARHGKPPIEVSVEGRVIRVRDHGPGFPEKLLAEGPSRFRTGSEDRAGHGHGLGLTIAAGQARVLGARLTFRNVRPAGAPDHIPAEGAVAVLWLPEHAPTSTGSYPLLP from the coding sequence ATGGACAGGGCGGGCATCCGTACGGGACTGAGATGGAAGCTCAGCGCGGCCATCGCACTGGTCGGCACGCTGGTCGCGATCGCACTCAGCCTGGTCGTGCACAACGCGGCCCGCGTCTCGATGCTGGACAACGCGCGCGACCTCGCGGACGAGCGGGTGCAGATCGCGCAGCGCAACTACGAGCTGTCCGGGCGGCCGAACTTCCCCAGCATCAAGATCGACGACCCGAGCCTGCCGCCGGCGCTGCGCGAGAAGGTCGCGGAGGGCCGGCGGGCGACGTACGTCACCGACCGGCCGCACGGCGTACCGGACATCTGGGCGGCCGTACCGCTCAAGGACGGCCATGTGATGTCCCTGCACACCGGGTTCACCGACCGCAGCACGGACATCCTCAAGGATCTCGACCAGGCCCTGGTCATCGGCTCGATCGCGGCCGTGCTGGGCGGCAGCGCGCTCGGTGTGCTGATCGGCGGCCAGCTCTCGCGCCGGCTGCGCAAGGCGGCGGCCGCGGCGAACCAGGTCGCCAAGGGCGAGACGGACGTACGGGTGCGGGACGCGATCGGCGGGGTCGTACGGGACGAGACCGACGACCTCGCGCGCGCGGTGGACGCGATGACGGACGCGCTGCAGCAGCGGCTTGAGGCGGAACGCCGAGTCACGGCGGACATCGCGCACGAATTGCGCACCCCGGTGACGGGCCTGCTGACCGCGGCCGAACTCCTGCCCCCCGGCCGCCCCACGGAGCTGGTCCTGGACCGCGCGAAGGCGATGCGCACGCTCGTCGAGGACGTGCTGGAGGTCGCCCGGCTCGACGGGGCGTCCGAGCGGGCCGAGTTGCAGGACCTCATGCTGGGCGACTTCGTGAGCCGCCGGGTGATCGCGAAGGACCCGGACGCGGTGGTGCACGTAGTGCACGAGTCGGAGGTGACCACAGACCCGCGCCGCCTGGAACGCGTCCTGTTCAACCTCCTCGCCAACGCGGCCCGGCACGGCAAGCCGCCGATCGAGGTCTCCGTCGAGGGCCGGGTCATCCGGGTCCGCGACCACGGCCCCGGCTTCCCCGAGAAACTCCTCGCGGAGGGCCCGAGCCGCTTCCGCACCGGCAGCGAGGACCGCGCGGGCCACGGCCACGGCCTGGGCCTGACCATCGCGGCCGGCCAGGCCCGCGTCCTCGGCGCCCGCCTGACCTTCCGCAACGTCCGGCCCGCGGGCGCACCGGACCACATACCGGCGGAGGGCGCGGTCGCGGTGCTGTGGCTACCGGAGCATGCGCCGACGAGTACGGGGAGCTATCCGCTGCTGCCGTAG
- a CDS encoding VOC family protein, which produces MIQGLGIATVWTFDQQRSKAFFTEKLDFEVRDDISMGDMRWVTVGAKNQPGLALTLMSLDGPGLDPESAEALKKLISKGVLGAGAFTTDDCRGDHAAFKSRGVEFLQEPTERPYGIEAIFRDDSGNWYSLTERSAELDFSKDFG; this is translated from the coding sequence ATGATCCAAGGCTTGGGCATCGCCACCGTGTGGACCTTCGACCAGCAGCGCAGCAAGGCCTTCTTCACCGAGAAACTCGACTTCGAGGTGCGCGACGACATCTCGATGGGCGACATGCGGTGGGTCACCGTCGGCGCCAAGAACCAGCCCGGCCTCGCGCTCACGCTGATGAGCCTGGACGGGCCGGGCCTCGACCCCGAGTCCGCCGAGGCGCTGAAGAAGCTGATCAGCAAGGGGGTGCTGGGTGCCGGGGCGTTCACCACCGATGACTGCCGCGGTGATCACGCGGCCTTCAAGTCGCGCGGGGTCGAGTTCCTCCAGGAGCCGACGGAGCGGCCGTACGGCATCGAGGCCATCTTCCGTGACGACAGCGGCAACTGGTATTCGCTGACCGAGCGCAGCGCCGAACTGGACTTCTCGAAGGACTTCGGGTGA
- a CDS encoding MDR family MFS transporter, with amino-acid sequence MADTQTVEPGPGATTDGSGADGKQPRSVRVVLLALMITMMLAMLDNMIVGTAMPTIVGELGGLEHLSWVVTAYTLATASSTPLWGKLGDMYGRKGAFMTSIVIFLAGSALSGMAQNMGQLIGFRAIQGLGAGGLMVGVMAIIGDLIPPRERGKYQGMMAGVMALAMIGGPLVGGTITDNWGWRWSFYINLPLGVVALAAISAVLHLPKKRSQARIDYLGAGLLTVGITSIVLVTTWGGSQYDWTSARIMELIGLGVASLVGFVFWQTKAAEPVVPLHIFRSRNFTLMAIIGFITGFVMFGATLFLPLYQQSVQGASATNSGLLLLPMLGAMLVTSMVAGRVTTNTGKYKVFPVVGSVLMGVGLYLLSTMDTDTTRVMSGVYMAVVGLGMGCLMQITMLVAQNSVQMKDMGVASSTSTLSRTLGSSFGVAIMGALFNNRVQDVMAERAGALGSKVTEQSATLNAASLAKLPAVAREAYQHAVSAGVHSAFLLGAVVAVVAMIAAVFVKEVPLKGAGPKAEGSGEGAEAVAPASIVEAV; translated from the coding sequence ATGGCGGACACGCAGACGGTCGAGCCCGGGCCAGGGGCGACGACGGACGGGTCGGGGGCGGACGGTAAACAGCCCAGGAGCGTGCGGGTCGTCCTGCTCGCGCTGATGATCACGATGATGCTCGCGATGCTCGACAACATGATCGTGGGTACGGCGATGCCGACGATCGTCGGCGAACTGGGCGGGCTGGAGCACCTGTCGTGGGTCGTGACCGCGTACACGCTCGCCACCGCCAGCTCGACCCCGCTGTGGGGCAAGCTCGGTGACATGTACGGGCGCAAGGGCGCCTTCATGACCTCGATCGTGATCTTCCTCGCCGGTTCCGCGCTGAGCGGTATGGCGCAGAACATGGGGCAGTTGATCGGTTTCCGGGCCATCCAGGGTCTCGGTGCCGGTGGTCTGATGGTCGGCGTCATGGCGATCATCGGTGACCTCATCCCGCCGCGTGAGCGGGGCAAGTACCAGGGCATGATGGCCGGCGTCATGGCGCTCGCGATGATCGGCGGACCGCTGGTCGGCGGCACCATCACCGACAACTGGGGCTGGCGCTGGTCCTTCTACATCAACCTGCCGCTCGGCGTCGTCGCGCTGGCCGCGATCAGTGCCGTACTGCACCTGCCGAAGAAGCGGTCGCAGGCGCGGATCGACTACCTGGGTGCCGGGCTGCTGACCGTCGGCATCACCTCGATCGTGCTCGTCACCACGTGGGGCGGTTCGCAGTACGACTGGACCTCCGCGCGGATCATGGAACTGATCGGGCTGGGTGTGGCCTCGCTCGTCGGGTTCGTGTTCTGGCAGACCAAGGCCGCCGAGCCGGTCGTACCGCTGCACATCTTCCGCAGCCGCAACTTCACCCTGATGGCGATCATCGGCTTCATCACCGGCTTCGTGATGTTCGGGGCGACGCTGTTCCTGCCGCTGTACCAGCAGTCCGTGCAGGGCGCGTCCGCTACGAACTCGGGGTTGCTGCTGCTGCCGATGCTCGGGGCGATGCTCGTGACCTCGATGGTCGCGGGGCGGGTGACCACCAACACCGGTAAGTACAAGGTGTTTCCGGTCGTCGGCAGTGTGCTGATGGGGGTGGGCCTGTACCTGCTCTCCACCATGGACACGGATACGACCCGGGTCATGTCCGGTGTGTACATGGCGGTCGTCGGTCTCGGTATGGGCTGCCTGATGCAGATCACCATGCTGGTCGCGCAGAACAGTGTGCAGATGAAGGACATGGGCGTCGCGTCCTCCACGAGCACCCTGTCTCGTACGCTCGGTTCCTCGTTCGGTGTCGCCATCATGGGTGCGCTGTTCAACAACCGGGTCCAGGACGTCATGGCCGAGCGGGCCGGGGCGTTGGGGTCGAAGGTGACCGAGCAGTCCGCGACGCTCAACGCGGCGAGTCTGGCGAAGCTGCCGGCGGTGGCTCGTGAGGCGTATCAGCACGCGGTGTCCGCGGGTGTCCACTCCGCGTTCCTGCTGGGGGCCGTGGTTGCCGTGGTCGCGATGATCGCCGCGGTGTTCGTGAAGGAGGTTCCGCTGAAGGGGGCGGGGCCGAAGGCTGAGGGTTCGGGCGAGGGCGCGGAAGCGGTGGCGCCGGCGTCGATCGTCGAGGCCGTGTGA
- a CDS encoding class I SAM-dependent methyltransferase has product MSLEQPAAEVEPDHTAVRVALWRALHVLADPPPHVIEDEVGLRLADPGDDWRERPDMDVEATRRIRASIVARARYVEDVVEEQVGRGVDQYVILGAGLDTFAQRRPELGAKLRVFEVEQPGTQAWKRRRLTELGYGIPDWLRFVPVDFEGDWWQQLAAAGLDTGRPAVVAATGVTMYLTLDAITTMFRRVAGLAPGSTLVTTFLRPVDDVEPEQRAQLEVAVRGARAAGTPFLSFFTPEQMLALGRECGFREVRHVPAAELAERYFGGRVEGAAPSRGEEVMVASA; this is encoded by the coding sequence GTGAGCCTGGAGCAGCCGGCGGCGGAGGTCGAGCCGGACCACACGGCGGTGCGGGTCGCCCTGTGGCGGGCCCTGCACGTCCTGGCCGATCCACCGCCGCACGTCATCGAGGACGAGGTCGGGCTGCGGCTCGCGGACCCCGGGGACGACTGGCGCGAGCGTCCCGACATGGACGTCGAGGCCACGCGGCGTATCCGTGCGTCGATCGTGGCCCGGGCCCGCTACGTCGAGGACGTGGTGGAGGAGCAGGTCGGTCGGGGTGTGGACCAGTACGTCATCCTGGGTGCCGGTCTCGACACCTTCGCCCAGCGGCGGCCCGAACTCGGCGCGAAACTCCGGGTGTTCGAGGTCGAGCAGCCCGGCACGCAAGCTTGGAAGCGGCGACGCCTGACGGAACTGGGGTACGGCATCCCGGACTGGCTGCGGTTCGTGCCGGTCGACTTCGAGGGCGACTGGTGGCAGCAACTCGCCGCCGCGGGCCTCGACACCGGGCGGCCCGCCGTGGTCGCCGCGACCGGCGTGACCATGTACCTCACCCTGGACGCGATCACCACGATGTTCCGCCGGGTCGCCGGCCTCGCCCCGGGCTCCACCCTGGTCACCACGTTCCTACGACCCGTGGACGACGTGGAGCCGGAGCAGCGTGCGCAGTTGGAGGTCGCGGTGCGCGGGGCTCGTGCCGCGGGCACCCCGTTCCTGAGCTTCTTCACCCCGGAGCAGATGCTGGCGCTGGGGCGGGAGTGCGGGTTCCGGGAGGTGCGGCATGTACCGGCCGCGGAGCTTGCGGAGCGGTATTTCGGGGGCCGGGTGGAGGGGGCTGCGCCGTCTCGGGGGGAGGAGGTGATGGTGGCGAGCGCGTGA
- the cseB gene encoding two-component system response regulator CseB encodes MADQTHVLFVEDDDVIREATQLALERDGFAVTAMPDGLSGLEAFRANRPDIALLDVMVPGLDGVSLCRRIRDDSTVPVIMLSARADSIDVVLGLEAGADDYVTKPFDGAVLVARIRAVLRRFGHASGGDRTADTEAAPVGGGVLTFGDLEIDTEGMEVRRAGQPVALTPTEMRLLLEFSSAPGTVLSRDKLLERVWDYGWGGDTRVVDVHVQRLRTKIGQDRIETVRGFGYKLKA; translated from the coding sequence ATGGCAGACCAGACCCACGTCCTGTTCGTCGAGGACGACGACGTCATCCGCGAGGCCACCCAACTCGCCCTGGAGCGGGACGGCTTCGCGGTCACGGCGATGCCCGACGGGCTGTCGGGCCTGGAGGCGTTCCGGGCGAACCGCCCCGACATCGCGCTCCTCGACGTGATGGTCCCCGGCCTGGACGGCGTGAGCCTGTGCCGCCGTATCCGAGACGATTCGACGGTTCCGGTGATCATGCTGTCGGCGCGCGCCGACTCGATCGACGTGGTGCTCGGCCTGGAGGCGGGCGCGGACGACTACGTCACCAAGCCCTTCGACGGCGCCGTCCTGGTCGCCCGGATCCGCGCGGTGCTGCGCCGCTTCGGACACGCGAGCGGCGGCGACCGTACGGCGGACACGGAGGCGGCACCGGTCGGCGGCGGGGTGCTGACCTTCGGCGATCTGGAGATCGACACCGAGGGCATGGAGGTGCGCAGGGCCGGACAGCCGGTGGCGCTGACGCCGACGGAGATGCGCCTCCTCCTGGAGTTCTCCTCGGCACCGGGTACGGTCCTGTCCCGCGACAAACTCCTGGAGCGGGTGTGGGACTACGGCTGGGGCGGTGACACCCGGGTCGTGGACGTCCATGTGCAGCGGCTGCGGACGAAGATCGGCCAGGACCGGATCGAGACGGTCCGCGGCTTCGGCTACAAGTTGAAGGCCTGA
- the disA gene encoding DNA integrity scanning diadenylate cyclase DisA, translating to MAANDRASAPGKSGGSSGADGLMRASLSAVAPGQALRDGLERILRGNTGGLIVLGSDKTVEAMCTGGFILDVEFTATRLRELCKLDGGIVVSSDLSKILRAGVQLVPDPNIPTEETGTRHRTADRVSKQVAFPVVSVSQSMRLIALYVDGQRRVLEDSAAILSRANQALATLERYKLRLDEVAGTLSALEIEDLVTVRDVSAVVQRLEMVRLIATEIAEYVLELGTDGRLLALQLEELIAGVEPERELVVRDYVPEPTAKRSRTVNEALAELDALSHAELLELPTVARALGYTGSPEALDSAVSPRGFRLLAKVPRLPGAIIDRLVEHFGGLQKLLAASVDDLQTVDGVGEARARSVREGLSRLAESSILERYV from the coding sequence GTGGCAGCCAACGACCGGGCGTCAGCTCCCGGAAAGTCCGGCGGGAGCTCCGGTGCCGATGGCCTGATGCGCGCCTCCCTGAGCGCCGTGGCACCCGGCCAGGCCCTGCGCGACGGCCTGGAGCGGATTCTCCGCGGCAACACGGGCGGACTCATCGTGCTCGGTTCCGACAAGACCGTGGAAGCGATGTGCACAGGCGGTTTCATCCTGGACGTGGAGTTCACGGCCACCCGCCTACGCGAACTCTGCAAACTGGACGGCGGCATCGTCGTCTCGTCCGACCTCTCCAAGATCCTCCGCGCGGGCGTCCAACTGGTCCCCGACCCGAACATCCCCACCGAGGAGACAGGCACCCGCCACCGCACGGCGGACCGAGTCAGCAAACAGGTGGCCTTCCCGGTCGTCTCGGTATCCCAGTCCATGCGCCTGATCGCCCTCTACGTGGACGGCCAACGCCGCGTCCTGGAGGACTCCGCGGCAATCCTGTCCCGCGCGAACCAAGCCCTGGCCACCCTGGAGCGCTACAAACTCCGCCTGGACGAGGTGGCGGGAACACTGTCGGCCCTGGAGATCGAGGACCTCGTCACGGTCCGAGACGTATCGGCAGTGGTCCAACGCCTGGAAATGGTGCGCCTGATCGCCACCGAGATCGCCGAGTACGTACTGGAGTTGGGCACCGACGGCCGCCTGCTCGCCCTCCAGTTGGAGGAGTTGATCGCAGGCGTGGAGCCGGAACGCGAACTGGTGGTGCGCGACTACGTCCCCGAACCCACGGCAAAACGCTCCCGCACGGTGAACGAAGCCCTGGCCGAACTCGACGCGCTCTCCCACGCCGAACTCCTCGAACTCCCCACAGTGGCCCGCGCGTTGGGCTACACCGGCTCCCCCGAGGCCCTCGACTCGGCGGTCTCCCCCCGAGGCTTCCGCCTCCTGGCCAAGGTCCCGCGCCTCCCCGGCGCGATCATCGACCGCCTGGTGGAACACTTCGGCGGCCTGCAAAAACTCCTGGCAGCAAGCGTCGACGACCTCCAGACGGTCGACGGCGTAGGCGAGGCAAGGGCAAGAAGCGTACGAGAGGGCCTCTCCCGCCTGGCGGAATCCTCAATCCTGGAGCGCTACGTATAG